The following is a genomic window from Bacillus sp. V2I10.
GGGCAGCTGCCGCAGGCTCCTAAAAGGCGTAATTTTACGATGCCGTCTTCTACATCTACTAGTTCACAATCCCCGCCATCACGAAGCAAGAATGGGCGTAATTTATCTAATACTTCCTGTACTTGTTCTACCATTTGAGTTTCTGTTGTCAACTTAATCGACTCCTTCCTTATCCTGCTATTATATTCAAATAAACGCTGAAAATCTATTCATATGATTGAAGTAAAATCTGTTAATGTCACTATTTTAACATATTCCGCGGCGAATAAAAATGGATACTTTCAGCATATAAGTTTTCATGGAAAAAAAACGCTTCCTCCCTTACAATGAAACTTAAGAAAAGGGGGAATACGATGAAAAAACAAGTGGAAGTGTGTATATATGGAGCTGAAGTATTATGCCCAAGCTGTGTAAATCTTCCCTCATCAAAAGAAACATATGAATGGCTGGAAGCAGCAATTTCAAGGAAATTCCCGAAGCAGCAGTTTAAAATAGAATATGTTGATGTATTTTCGCCTCAAGACAATCCAGAAAAAAAGAGTTTTGCGGGAGAAAATCGCAAATGATGAGTATTTTTACCCTTTGGTTGTTATTAATGGAGTGGTAGTAGGAGAAGGCAATCCGAAATTGAAAACAATTTATGCGGAAATGGAGAAGCATGGGTATGTTTCTGCTTAATCATTTAACGTGCAAGTGCAGCTTGCTGAAAATGTTTTTTTATAATTAGAACAAATAATAAACTGAATGATTCAAGGTCTGGGCGCTCACCCCATAAAAAATCCCTCAGATTAAAGAAAAAACGCAAGGCATCTCATTGCCTTGCGTTTTTCTTATCCATTATGGTATTTGTAACGGTGCACTCCGAGGCCAGCATAAACGCTTTCGTTTTTGCCATAGCTGCATTCGTGGCTCTTGTTATTAACTTATATGCAATCTGGAAAAACACTCATATAAGCAAAAAAGCTATAATCGGTTTTTATATTTAGGAATGAATACTTTTATTAACCATTTTTTTATTCTTATATATATATATCAAATAAAATGGGATTACTATTATGCTTTTTACGCACTTAAAGTATTATTTATAAGTTGGACATTGCCTGCTCTTAGATACGCTTATGAATCACATCAGGTACTTCTTGAAGTGAATTTAGTGTTAAAAAATCACTACTATGCTCAACGTTAACTTCAACAACGTTATATTGCCATTCTGATTCAGCTGGAATAAATATTGCATGGATATTCATTTCAAGTGCTGGGACAATATCAGTTCTTAATGAATTTCCCACCATCCATGTTACTTTAGGATCGGCATTAATTGTTTTTAAAATATCCGATAGAGCTGTTGTATCTTTATGTTCCGAAATAAAAATACGATGTTCAAAATATATAGCGAGTTCTAACTGGGCAATTTTCCTGCTTTGATTAGCCTCATCCCCCCCTGTGTGTAAATATAATTCATGTCCCTCTTCTTTTAAACGTTGTAGTGTTTCATTCATATATGGAATTGGTTCAACCGGAATATCAAATACCTTAAACCCCAATTCTCTTAGATATTGGATTTCGTCTTTTTTCTTTTCCCTCCCTGTTAGGTCACAAAAGTATTTATAAGTACCAACAAATGACTCGGGAAACCGTTCCGACTTTAAACCGTGCTGACTAATCGCTGTAACATCAATTTGAAGTTGTTTCTGTTTTATTTCTTCCTTGGTTATGGGGTCAAACCATGTGATCATTTGGTTAGCGAACTCACCTATTACTTGGTTAAAATATCTATTACAGTATGATAATGTATCGTCAAGGTTAAATAAAATGTTTTGCTTTTGCAT
Proteins encoded in this region:
- a CDS encoding NifU family protein, whose translation is MVEQVQEVLDKLRPFLLRDGGDCELVDVEDGIVKLRLLGACGSCPSSTITLKAGIERALLEEVPGVVEVEQVF
- a CDS encoding HAD family hydrolase is translated as MQKQNILFNLDDTLSYCNRYFNQVIGEFANQMITWFDPITKEEIKQKQLQIDVTAISQHGLKSERFPESFVGTYKYFCDLTGREKKKDEIQYLRELGFKVFDIPVEPIPYMNETLQRLKEEGHELYLHTGGDEANQSRKIAQLELAIYFEHRIFISEHKDTTALSDILKTINADPKVTWMVGNSLRTDIVPALEMNIHAIFIPAESEWQYNVVEVNVEHSSDFLTLNSLQEVPDVIHKRI